A single genomic interval of Ramlibacter sp. harbors:
- a CDS encoding penicillin-binding protein 2: protein MSRSVLYASSPLLASKTPVWRSKFIVAMVALAFAGLVGRAAWVQVFGNDFFQKQGEVRFARTLELPANRGRILDRNGVLLATSVPAPSIWAIPEDVNATPAQLTQLARLLEMSAGELRKKLADEDKTFVWLKRQVDEPVAREIAALKLKGVYQRKEYKRQYPEGEAVAHVVGFTNIEDKGQEGIELAFNKDLAGRPGSRRVLKDRLGQVVEDMGDTVAAVDGKDLQLSIDSKVQFFAYQKLRDSVLANKARAGSVVVLDTVTGELLALANFPSYSPDKRETLTGSRLRNIALTDVFEPGSTMKPFTIGLALETGRVTPHTMIQTAPGYVTLGGARISDSHPHGMLSVQEVIQKSSNIGTLKIALQMQPREMWELFSQAGFGQKPQLRFPGAVTGRLRPYKNWRPVEQATMSYGYGLSASLFQMARSYTVFAHDGQIIPATLLKSAEPAAGVQVLSPKTVAQVRTMLQMAAGPGGTGPKAQTVGYSVGGKSGTAYKQAGKGYATNKYRSWFVGMAPIDKPRIIVAVMVDEPSAGKYYGGDVAAPVFSEVVQQTLRMMGVQPDMAVKPQIVAESVEESF from the coding sequence ATGAGCCGCAGCGTGCTTTACGCTTCCAGCCCGCTGCTGGCCAGCAAGACGCCGGTCTGGCGCAGCAAATTCATCGTGGCCATGGTGGCGCTGGCGTTTGCGGGCCTGGTGGGCCGCGCGGCCTGGGTCCAGGTGTTTGGCAACGACTTCTTCCAGAAGCAGGGCGAGGTGCGGTTTGCCCGCACGCTGGAGCTGCCCGCCAACCGCGGCCGCATCCTGGACCGCAATGGCGTGCTGCTGGCCACCTCGGTGCCCGCGCCCAGCATCTGGGCCATTCCCGAGGACGTGAACGCCACGCCCGCGCAGCTGACCCAGCTCGCGCGCCTGCTCGAGATGAGCGCGGGCGAGCTCAGGAAGAAGCTGGCCGACGAGGACAAGACCTTCGTCTGGCTCAAGCGCCAGGTCGATGAGCCGGTCGCGCGCGAGATCGCGGCGCTCAAGCTCAAGGGCGTGTACCAGCGCAAGGAATACAAGCGCCAGTACCCCGAGGGCGAGGCCGTGGCCCACGTGGTGGGCTTCACCAACATCGAGGACAAGGGCCAGGAAGGCATCGAGCTGGCCTTCAACAAGGACCTGGCCGGCCGCCCCGGTTCACGCCGCGTGCTCAAGGACCGGCTGGGCCAGGTGGTCGAAGACATGGGCGACACCGTGGCCGCGGTGGACGGCAAGGACCTGCAGCTGTCCATTGACAGCAAGGTGCAGTTCTTCGCCTACCAGAAGCTGCGCGACTCGGTGCTGGCCAACAAGGCGCGCGCCGGCAGCGTGGTGGTGCTCGACACCGTGACCGGCGAGCTGTTGGCGCTGGCCAATTTCCCGAGCTACTCGCCCGACAAGCGCGAGACGCTGACCGGTTCGCGCCTGCGCAACATCGCGCTCACCGATGTGTTCGAGCCCGGCTCGACCATGAAACCCTTCACCATCGGGCTGGCGCTGGAAACCGGGCGCGTGACCCCGCACACCATGATCCAGACCGCGCCGGGCTACGTCACCCTCGGCGGCGCGCGCATTTCCGATTCGCACCCGCACGGGATGCTGTCGGTGCAGGAAGTGATCCAGAAGTCCAGCAACATCGGCACGCTCAAGATCGCGCTGCAGATGCAGCCGCGCGAGATGTGGGAGCTGTTCTCGCAGGCCGGCTTTGGCCAGAAGCCGCAACTGCGCTTCCCCGGCGCGGTGACCGGGCGGCTGCGGCCCTACAAGAACTGGCGCCCGGTGGAACAGGCCACCATGTCGTACGGCTACGGCCTGTCGGCCAGCCTGTTCCAGATGGCGCGCTCCTACACCGTGTTCGCGCACGACGGCCAGATCATTCCCGCCACGCTGCTCAAGAGCGCCGAGCCCGCCGCGGGCGTGCAGGTGCTGTCGCCCAAAACCGTGGCCCAGGTCCGCACCATGCTGCAGATGGCCGCCGGCCCCGGCGGCACCGGCCCCAAGGCGCAGACGGTGGGCTACTCGGTGGGCGGCAAGTCCGGCACCGCCTACAAGCAGGCGGGCAAGGGCTACGCCACCAACAAGTACCGCTCATGGTTCGTGGGCATGGCGCCGATCGACAAGCCCCGCATCATCGTGGCCGTGATGGTCGACGAGCCCAGCGCCGGCAAGTACTACGGCGGCGACGTGGCCGCCCCCGTCTTCAGCGAGGTGGTCCAGCAGACCCTGCGCATGATGGGCGTGCAGCCCGACATGGCCGTCAAGCCGCAGATCGTGGCCGAGTCGGTGGAGGAGTCATTCTGA